A genome region from Pan troglodytes isolate AG18354 chromosome 3, NHGRI_mPanTro3-v2.0_pri, whole genome shotgun sequence includes the following:
- the FGFR3 gene encoding fibroblast growth factor receptor 3 isoform X1: MGAPACALALCVAIVAGASSESLGTEQRVVGRAAEVPGPEPGQQEQLVFGSGDAVELSCPPPGGGPMGPTVWVKDGAGLVPSERVLVGPQRLQVLNASHEDSGAYSCRQRLTQRVLCHFSVRVTDAPSSGDDEDGEDEAEDTGVDTGAPYWTRPERMDKKLLAVPAANTVRFRCPAAGNPTPSISWLKNGREFRGEHRIGGIKLRHQQWSLVMESVVPSDRGNYTCVVENKFGSIRQTYTLDVLERSPHRPILQAGLPANQTAVLGSDVEFHCKVYSDAQPHIQWLKHVEVNGSKVGPDGTPYVTVLKSWISESVEADVRLRLANVSERDGGEYLCRATNFIGVAEKAFWLSVHGPRAAEEELVEADEAGSVYAGILSYGVGFFLFILVVAAVTLCRLRSPPKKGLGSPTVHKISRFPLKRQQVSLESNASMSSNTPLVRIARLSSGEGPTLANVSELELPADPKWELSRARLTLGKPLGEGCFGQVVMAEAIGIDKDRAAKPVTVAVKMLKDDATDKDLSDLVSEMEMMKMIGKHKNIINLLGACTQGGPLYVLVEYAAKGNLREFLRARRPPGLDYSFDTCKPPEEQLTFKDLVSCAYQVARGMEYLASQKCIHRDLAARNVLVTEDNVMKIADFGLARDVHNLDYYKKTTNGRLPVKWMAPEALFDRVYTHQSDVWSFGVLLWEIFTLGGSPYPGIPVEELFKLLKEGHRMDKPANCTHDLYMIMRECWHAAPSQRPTFKQLVEDLDRVLTVTSTDEYLDLSAPFEQYSPGGQDTPSSSSSGDDSVFAHDLLPPAPPSSGGSRT, translated from the exons ATGGGCGCCCCTGCCTGCGCCCTCGCGCTCTGCGTGGCCATCGTAGCCGGCGCCTCCTCGGAGTCCTTGGGGACGGAGCAGCGCGTCGTGGGGCGAGCGGCAG AAGTCCCGGGCCCAGAGCCCGGCCAGCAGGAGCAGTTGGTCTTCGGCAGCGGGGATGCTGTGGAGCTGAGCTGTCCCCCGCCCGGGGGTGGTCCCATGGGGCCCACTGTCTGGGTCAAGGATGGCGCAGGGCTGGTGCCCTCGGAGCGTGTCCTGGTGGGCCCCCAGCGGCTGCAGGTGCTGAATGCCTCCCACGAGGACTCCGGGGCCTACAGCTGCCGGCAGCGGCTCACGCAGCGCGTACTGTGCCACTTCAGTGTGCGGGTGACAG ACGCTCCATCCTCGGGAGATGACGAAGACGGGGAGGACGAGGCTGAGGACACAGGTGTGGACACAG GGGCCCCTTACTGGACACGGCCCGAGCGGATGGACAAGAAGCTGCTGGCCGTGCCGGCCGCCAACACCGTCCGCTTCCGCTGCCCAGCCGCCGGCAACCCCACTCCCTCCATCTCCTGGCTGAAGAACGGCAGGGAGTTCCGCGGCGAGCACCGCATCGGAGGCATCAAG CTGCGGCATCAGCAGTGGAGCCTGGTCATGGAAAGCGTGGTGCCCTCGGACCGCGGCAACTACACCTGCGTCGTGGAGAACAAGTTTGGCAGCATCCGGCAGACGTACACGCTGGACGTGCTGG AGCGCTCCCCGCACCGGCCCATCCTGCAGGCGGGGCTGCCGGCCAACCAGACGGCGGTGCTGGGCAGCGACGTGGAGTTCCACTGCAAGGTGTACAGTGACGCACAGCCCCACATCCAGTGGCTCAAGCACGTGGAGGTGAACGGCAGCAAGGTGGGCCCGGACGGCACACCCTACGTTACCGTGCTCAAG TCCTGGATCAGTGAGAGTGTGGAGGCGGACGTGCGCCTCCGCCTGGCCAATGTGTCGGAGCGGGACGGGGGCGAGTACCTCTGTCGAGCCACCAATTTCATAGGCGTGGCCGAGAAGGCCTTTTGGCTGAGCGTTCACGGGCCCCGAGCAG CCGAGGAGGAGCTGGTGGAGGCTGACGAGGCGGGCAGTGTGTATGCAGGCATCCTCAGCTACGGGGTGGGCTTCTTCCTGTTCATCCTGGTGGTGGCGGCTGTGACGCTCTGCCGCCTGCGCAGCCCCCCCAAGAAAGGCCTGGGCTCCCCCACCGTGCACAAGATCTCCCGCTTCCCGCTCAAGCGACAG CAGGTGTCCCTGGAGTCCAACGCGTCCATGAGCTCCAACACACCACTGGTGCGCATCGCAAGGCTGTCCTCAGGGGAGGGCCCCACGCTGGCCAATGTCTCCGAGCTCGAGCTGCCTGCCGACCCCAAATGGGAGCTGTCTCGGGCCCG GCTGACCCTGGGCAAGCCCCTTGGGGAGGGCTGCTTCGGCCAGGTGGTCATGGCGGAGGCCATCGGCATTGACAAGGACCGGGCCGCCAAGCCTGTCACCGTAGCCGTGAAGATGCTGAAAG ACGATGCCACTGACAAGGACCTGTCGGACCTGGTGTCTGAGATGGAGATGATGAAGATGATCGGGAAACACAAAAACATCATCAACCTGCTGGGCGCCTGCACGCAGGGCG GGCCCCTGTACGTGCTGGTGGAGTACGCGGCCAAGGGTAACCTGCGGGAGTTCCTGCGGGCGCGGCGGCCCCCGGGCCTGGACTACTCCTTCGACACCTGCAAGCCGCCCGAGGAGCAGCTCACCTTCAAGGACCTGGTGTCCTGTGCCTACCAGGTGGCCCGGGGCATGGAGTACTTGGCCTCCCAGAAG tGCATCCACAGGGACCTGGCTGCCCGCAATGTGCTGGTGACCGAGGACAACGTGATGAAGATCGCAGACTTCGGGCTGGCCCGGGACGTGCACAACCTCGACTACTACAAGAAGACGACCAAC GGCCGGCTGCCCGTGAAGTGGATGGCGCCTGAGGCCTTGTTTGACCGAGTCTACACTCACCAGAGTGACGT CTGGTCCTTTGGGGTCCTGCTCTGGGAGATCTTCACGCTGGGGGGCTCCCCGTACCCCGGCATCCCTGTGGAGGAGCTCTTCAAGCTGCTGAAGGAGGGCCACCGCATGGACAAGCCCGCCAACTGCACACACGACCT GTACATGATCATGCGGGAGTGCTGGCATGCCGCGCCCTCCCAGAGGCCCACCTTCAAGCAGCTGGTGGAGGACCTGGACCGTGTCCTTACCGTGACGTCCACCGAC GAGTACCTGGACCTGTCGGCGCCTTTCGAGCAGTACTCCCCGGGTGGCCAGGACACCCCCAGCTCCAGCTCCTCAGGGGACGACTCCGTGTTTGCCCACGACCTGCTGCCCCCGGCCCCACCCAGCAGTGGGGGCTCGCGGACGTGA
- the FGFR3 gene encoding fibroblast growth factor receptor 3 isoform X9 yields the protein MGAPACALALCVAIVAGASSESLGTEQRVVGRAAEVPGPEPGQQEQLVFGSGDAVELSCPPPGGGPMGPTVWVKDGAGLVPSERVLVGPQRLQVLNASHEDSGAYSCRQRLTQRVLCHFSVRVTDAPSSGDDEDGEDEAEDTGVDTGAPYWTRPERMDKKLLAVPAANTVRFRCPAAGNPTPSISWLKNGREFRGEHRIGGIKLRHQQWSLVMESVVPSDRGNYTCVVENKFGSIRQTYTLDVLERSPHRPILQAGLPANQTAVLGSDVEFHCKVYSDAQPHIQWLKHVEVNGSKVGPDGTPYVTVLKSWISESVEADVRLRLANVSERDGGEYLCRATNFIGVAEKAFWLSVHGPRAAEEELVEADEAGSVYAGILSYGVGFFLFILVVAAVTLCRLRSPPKKGLGSPTVHKISRFPLKRQQVSLESNASMSSNTPLVRIARLSSGEGPTLANVSELELPADPKWELSRARLTLGKPLGEGCFGQVVMAEAIGIDKDRAAKPVTVAVKMLKDDATDKDLSDLVSEMEMMKMIGKHKNIINLLGACTQGGPLYVLVEYAAKGNLREFLRARRPPGLDYSFDTCKPPEEQLTFKDLVSCAYQVARGMEYLASQKCIHRDLAARNVLVTEDNVMKIADFGLARDVHNLDYYKKTTNGRLPVKWMAPEALFDRVYTHQSDVWSFGVLLWEIFTLGGSPYPGIPVEELFKLLKEGHRMDKPANCTHDLYMIMRECWHAAPSQRPTFKQLVEDLDRVLTVTSTDQEYLDLSAPFEQYSPGGQDTPSSSSSGDDSVFAHDLLPPAPPSSGGSRT from the exons ATGGGCGCCCCTGCCTGCGCCCTCGCGCTCTGCGTGGCCATCGTAGCCGGCGCCTCCTCGGAGTCCTTGGGGACGGAGCAGCGCGTCGTGGGGCGAGCGGCAG AAGTCCCGGGCCCAGAGCCCGGCCAGCAGGAGCAGTTGGTCTTCGGCAGCGGGGATGCTGTGGAGCTGAGCTGTCCCCCGCCCGGGGGTGGTCCCATGGGGCCCACTGTCTGGGTCAAGGATGGCGCAGGGCTGGTGCCCTCGGAGCGTGTCCTGGTGGGCCCCCAGCGGCTGCAGGTGCTGAATGCCTCCCACGAGGACTCCGGGGCCTACAGCTGCCGGCAGCGGCTCACGCAGCGCGTACTGTGCCACTTCAGTGTGCGGGTGACAG ACGCTCCATCCTCGGGAGATGACGAAGACGGGGAGGACGAGGCTGAGGACACAGGTGTGGACACAG GGGCCCCTTACTGGACACGGCCCGAGCGGATGGACAAGAAGCTGCTGGCCGTGCCGGCCGCCAACACCGTCCGCTTCCGCTGCCCAGCCGCCGGCAACCCCACTCCCTCCATCTCCTGGCTGAAGAACGGCAGGGAGTTCCGCGGCGAGCACCGCATCGGAGGCATCAAG CTGCGGCATCAGCAGTGGAGCCTGGTCATGGAAAGCGTGGTGCCCTCGGACCGCGGCAACTACACCTGCGTCGTGGAGAACAAGTTTGGCAGCATCCGGCAGACGTACACGCTGGACGTGCTGG AGCGCTCCCCGCACCGGCCCATCCTGCAGGCGGGGCTGCCGGCCAACCAGACGGCGGTGCTGGGCAGCGACGTGGAGTTCCACTGCAAGGTGTACAGTGACGCACAGCCCCACATCCAGTGGCTCAAGCACGTGGAGGTGAACGGCAGCAAGGTGGGCCCGGACGGCACACCCTACGTTACCGTGCTCAAG TCCTGGATCAGTGAGAGTGTGGAGGCGGACGTGCGCCTCCGCCTGGCCAATGTGTCGGAGCGGGACGGGGGCGAGTACCTCTGTCGAGCCACCAATTTCATAGGCGTGGCCGAGAAGGCCTTTTGGCTGAGCGTTCACGGGCCCCGAGCAG CCGAGGAGGAGCTGGTGGAGGCTGACGAGGCGGGCAGTGTGTATGCAGGCATCCTCAGCTACGGGGTGGGCTTCTTCCTGTTCATCCTGGTGGTGGCGGCTGTGACGCTCTGCCGCCTGCGCAGCCCCCCCAAGAAAGGCCTGGGCTCCCCCACCGTGCACAAGATCTCCCGCTTCCCGCTCAAGCGACAG CAGGTGTCCCTGGAGTCCAACGCGTCCATGAGCTCCAACACACCACTGGTGCGCATCGCAAGGCTGTCCTCAGGGGAGGGCCCCACGCTGGCCAATGTCTCCGAGCTCGAGCTGCCTGCCGACCCCAAATGGGAGCTGTCTCGGGCCCG GCTGACCCTGGGCAAGCCCCTTGGGGAGGGCTGCTTCGGCCAGGTGGTCATGGCGGAGGCCATCGGCATTGACAAGGACCGGGCCGCCAAGCCTGTCACCGTAGCCGTGAAGATGCTGAAAG ACGATGCCACTGACAAGGACCTGTCGGACCTGGTGTCTGAGATGGAGATGATGAAGATGATCGGGAAACACAAAAACATCATCAACCTGCTGGGCGCCTGCACGCAGGGCG GGCCCCTGTACGTGCTGGTGGAGTACGCGGCCAAGGGTAACCTGCGGGAGTTCCTGCGGGCGCGGCGGCCCCCGGGCCTGGACTACTCCTTCGACACCTGCAAGCCGCCCGAGGAGCAGCTCACCTTCAAGGACCTGGTGTCCTGTGCCTACCAGGTGGCCCGGGGCATGGAGTACTTGGCCTCCCAGAAG tGCATCCACAGGGACCTGGCTGCCCGCAATGTGCTGGTGACCGAGGACAACGTGATGAAGATCGCAGACTTCGGGCTGGCCCGGGACGTGCACAACCTCGACTACTACAAGAAGACGACCAAC GGCCGGCTGCCCGTGAAGTGGATGGCGCCTGAGGCCTTGTTTGACCGAGTCTACACTCACCAGAGTGACGT CTGGTCCTTTGGGGTCCTGCTCTGGGAGATCTTCACGCTGGGGGGCTCCCCGTACCCCGGCATCCCTGTGGAGGAGCTCTTCAAGCTGCTGAAGGAGGGCCACCGCATGGACAAGCCCGCCAACTGCACACACGACCT GTACATGATCATGCGGGAGTGCTGGCATGCCGCGCCCTCCCAGAGGCCCACCTTCAAGCAGCTGGTGGAGGACCTGGACCGTGTCCTTACCGTGACGTCCACCGAC CAGGAGTACCTGGACCTGTCGGCGCCTTTCGAGCAGTACTCCCCGGGTGGCCAGGACACCCCCAGCTCCAGCTCCTCAGGGGACGACTCCGTGTTTGCCCACGACCTGCTGCCCCCGGCCCCACCCAGCAGTGGGGGCTCGCGGACGTGA
- the FGFR3 gene encoding fibroblast growth factor receptor 3 isoform X2 encodes MGAPACALALCVAIVAGASSESLGTEQRVVGRAAEVPGPEPGQQEQLVFGSGDAVELSCPPPGGGPMGPTVWVKDGAGLVPSERVLVGPQRLQVLNASHEDSGAYSCRQRLTQRVLCHFSVRVTDAPSSGDDEDGEDEAEDTGVDTGAPYWTRPERMDKKLLAVPAANTVRFRCPAAGNPTPSISWLKNGREFRGEHRIGGIKLRHQQWSLVMESVVPSDRGNYTCVVENKFGSIRQTYTLDVLERSPHRPILQAGLPANQTAVLGSDVEFHCKVYSDAQPHIQWLKHVEVNGSKVGPDGTPYVTVLKSWISESVEADVRLRLANVSERDGGEYLCRATNFIGVAEKAFWLSVHGPRAAEEELVEADEAGSVYAGILSYGVGFFLFILVVAAVTLCRLRSPPKKGLGSPTVHKISRFPLKRQVSLESNASMSSNTPLVRIARLSSGEGPTLANVSELELPADPKWELSRARLTLGKPLGEGCFGQVVMAEAIGIDKDRAAKPVTVAVKMLKDDATDKDLSDLVSEMEMMKMIGKHKNIINLLGACTQGGPLYVLVEYAAKGNLREFLRARRPPGLDYSFDTCKPPEEQLTFKDLVSCAYQVARGMEYLASQKCIHRDLAARNVLVTEDNVMKIADFGLARDVHNLDYYKKTTNGRLPVKWMAPEALFDRVYTHQSDVWSFGVLLWEIFTLGGSPYPGIPVEELFKLLKEGHRMDKPANCTHDLYMIMRECWHAAPSQRPTFKQLVEDLDRVLTVTSTDQEYLDLSAPFEQYSPGGQDTPSSSSSGDDSVFAHDLLPPAPPSSGGSRT; translated from the exons ATGGGCGCCCCTGCCTGCGCCCTCGCGCTCTGCGTGGCCATCGTAGCCGGCGCCTCCTCGGAGTCCTTGGGGACGGAGCAGCGCGTCGTGGGGCGAGCGGCAG AAGTCCCGGGCCCAGAGCCCGGCCAGCAGGAGCAGTTGGTCTTCGGCAGCGGGGATGCTGTGGAGCTGAGCTGTCCCCCGCCCGGGGGTGGTCCCATGGGGCCCACTGTCTGGGTCAAGGATGGCGCAGGGCTGGTGCCCTCGGAGCGTGTCCTGGTGGGCCCCCAGCGGCTGCAGGTGCTGAATGCCTCCCACGAGGACTCCGGGGCCTACAGCTGCCGGCAGCGGCTCACGCAGCGCGTACTGTGCCACTTCAGTGTGCGGGTGACAG ACGCTCCATCCTCGGGAGATGACGAAGACGGGGAGGACGAGGCTGAGGACACAGGTGTGGACACAG GGGCCCCTTACTGGACACGGCCCGAGCGGATGGACAAGAAGCTGCTGGCCGTGCCGGCCGCCAACACCGTCCGCTTCCGCTGCCCAGCCGCCGGCAACCCCACTCCCTCCATCTCCTGGCTGAAGAACGGCAGGGAGTTCCGCGGCGAGCACCGCATCGGAGGCATCAAG CTGCGGCATCAGCAGTGGAGCCTGGTCATGGAAAGCGTGGTGCCCTCGGACCGCGGCAACTACACCTGCGTCGTGGAGAACAAGTTTGGCAGCATCCGGCAGACGTACACGCTGGACGTGCTGG AGCGCTCCCCGCACCGGCCCATCCTGCAGGCGGGGCTGCCGGCCAACCAGACGGCGGTGCTGGGCAGCGACGTGGAGTTCCACTGCAAGGTGTACAGTGACGCACAGCCCCACATCCAGTGGCTCAAGCACGTGGAGGTGAACGGCAGCAAGGTGGGCCCGGACGGCACACCCTACGTTACCGTGCTCAAG TCCTGGATCAGTGAGAGTGTGGAGGCGGACGTGCGCCTCCGCCTGGCCAATGTGTCGGAGCGGGACGGGGGCGAGTACCTCTGTCGAGCCACCAATTTCATAGGCGTGGCCGAGAAGGCCTTTTGGCTGAGCGTTCACGGGCCCCGAGCAG CCGAGGAGGAGCTGGTGGAGGCTGACGAGGCGGGCAGTGTGTATGCAGGCATCCTCAGCTACGGGGTGGGCTTCTTCCTGTTCATCCTGGTGGTGGCGGCTGTGACGCTCTGCCGCCTGCGCAGCCCCCCCAAGAAAGGCCTGGGCTCCCCCACCGTGCACAAGATCTCCCGCTTCCCGCTCAAGCGACAG GTGTCCCTGGAGTCCAACGCGTCCATGAGCTCCAACACACCACTGGTGCGCATCGCAAGGCTGTCCTCAGGGGAGGGCCCCACGCTGGCCAATGTCTCCGAGCTCGAGCTGCCTGCCGACCCCAAATGGGAGCTGTCTCGGGCCCG GCTGACCCTGGGCAAGCCCCTTGGGGAGGGCTGCTTCGGCCAGGTGGTCATGGCGGAGGCCATCGGCATTGACAAGGACCGGGCCGCCAAGCCTGTCACCGTAGCCGTGAAGATGCTGAAAG ACGATGCCACTGACAAGGACCTGTCGGACCTGGTGTCTGAGATGGAGATGATGAAGATGATCGGGAAACACAAAAACATCATCAACCTGCTGGGCGCCTGCACGCAGGGCG GGCCCCTGTACGTGCTGGTGGAGTACGCGGCCAAGGGTAACCTGCGGGAGTTCCTGCGGGCGCGGCGGCCCCCGGGCCTGGACTACTCCTTCGACACCTGCAAGCCGCCCGAGGAGCAGCTCACCTTCAAGGACCTGGTGTCCTGTGCCTACCAGGTGGCCCGGGGCATGGAGTACTTGGCCTCCCAGAAG tGCATCCACAGGGACCTGGCTGCCCGCAATGTGCTGGTGACCGAGGACAACGTGATGAAGATCGCAGACTTCGGGCTGGCCCGGGACGTGCACAACCTCGACTACTACAAGAAGACGACCAAC GGCCGGCTGCCCGTGAAGTGGATGGCGCCTGAGGCCTTGTTTGACCGAGTCTACACTCACCAGAGTGACGT CTGGTCCTTTGGGGTCCTGCTCTGGGAGATCTTCACGCTGGGGGGCTCCCCGTACCCCGGCATCCCTGTGGAGGAGCTCTTCAAGCTGCTGAAGGAGGGCCACCGCATGGACAAGCCCGCCAACTGCACACACGACCT GTACATGATCATGCGGGAGTGCTGGCATGCCGCGCCCTCCCAGAGGCCCACCTTCAAGCAGCTGGTGGAGGACCTGGACCGTGTCCTTACCGTGACGTCCACCGAC CAGGAGTACCTGGACCTGTCGGCGCCTTTCGAGCAGTACTCCCCGGGTGGCCAGGACACCCCCAGCTCCAGCTCCTCAGGGGACGACTCCGTGTTTGCCCACGACCTGCTGCCCCCGGCCCCACCCAGCAGTGGGGGCTCGCGGACGTGA
- the FGFR3 gene encoding fibroblast growth factor receptor 3 isoform X10 yields the protein MGAPACALALCVAIVAGASSESLGTEQRVVGRAAEVPGPEPGQQEQLVFGSGDAVELSCPPPGGGPMGPTVWVKDGAGLVPSERVLVGPQRLQVLNASHEDSGAYSCRQRLTQRVLCHFSVRVTDAPSSGDDEDGEDEAEDTGVDTGAPYWTRPERMDKKLLAVPAANTVRFRCPAAGNPTPSISWLKNGREFRGEHRIGGIKLRHQQWSLVMESVVPSDRGNYTCVVENKFGSIRQTYTLDVLERSPHRPILQAGLPANQTAVLGSDVEFHCKVYSDAQPHIQWLKHVEVNGSKVGPDGTPYVTVLKTAGANTTDKELEVLSLHNVTFEDAGEYTCLAGNSIGFSHHSAWLVVLPAEEELVEADEAGSVYAGILSYGVGFFLFILVVAAVTLCRLRSPPKKGLGSPTVHKISRFPLKRQQVSLESNASMSSNTPLVRIARLSSGEGPTLANVSELELPADPKWELSRARLTLGKPLGEGCFGQVVMAEAIGIDKDRAAKPVTVAVKMLKDDATDKDLSDLVSEMEMMKMIGKHKNIINLLGACTQGGPLYVLVEYAAKGNLREFLRARRPPGLDYSFDTCKPPEEQLTFKDLVSCAYQVARGMEYLASQKCIHRDLAARNVLVTEDNVMKIADFGLARDVHNLDYYKKTTNGRLPVKWMAPEALFDRVYTHQSDVWSFGVLLWEIFTLGGSPYPGIPVEELFKLLKEGHRMDKPANCTHDLYMIMRECWHAAPSQRPTFKQLVEDLDRVLTVTSTDQEYLDLSAPFEQYSPGGQDTPSSSSSGDDSVFAHDLLPPAPPSSGGSRT from the exons ATGGGCGCCCCTGCCTGCGCCCTCGCGCTCTGCGTGGCCATCGTAGCCGGCGCCTCCTCGGAGTCCTTGGGGACGGAGCAGCGCGTCGTGGGGCGAGCGGCAG AAGTCCCGGGCCCAGAGCCCGGCCAGCAGGAGCAGTTGGTCTTCGGCAGCGGGGATGCTGTGGAGCTGAGCTGTCCCCCGCCCGGGGGTGGTCCCATGGGGCCCACTGTCTGGGTCAAGGATGGCGCAGGGCTGGTGCCCTCGGAGCGTGTCCTGGTGGGCCCCCAGCGGCTGCAGGTGCTGAATGCCTCCCACGAGGACTCCGGGGCCTACAGCTGCCGGCAGCGGCTCACGCAGCGCGTACTGTGCCACTTCAGTGTGCGGGTGACAG ACGCTCCATCCTCGGGAGATGACGAAGACGGGGAGGACGAGGCTGAGGACACAGGTGTGGACACAG GGGCCCCTTACTGGACACGGCCCGAGCGGATGGACAAGAAGCTGCTGGCCGTGCCGGCCGCCAACACCGTCCGCTTCCGCTGCCCAGCCGCCGGCAACCCCACTCCCTCCATCTCCTGGCTGAAGAACGGCAGGGAGTTCCGCGGCGAGCACCGCATCGGAGGCATCAAG CTGCGGCATCAGCAGTGGAGCCTGGTCATGGAAAGCGTGGTGCCCTCGGACCGCGGCAACTACACCTGCGTCGTGGAGAACAAGTTTGGCAGCATCCGGCAGACGTACACGCTGGACGTGCTGG AGCGCTCCCCGCACCGGCCCATCCTGCAGGCGGGGCTGCCGGCCAACCAGACGGCGGTGCTGGGCAGCGACGTGGAGTTCCACTGCAAGGTGTACAGTGACGCACAGCCCCACATCCAGTGGCTCAAGCACGTGGAGGTGAACGGCAGCAAGGTGGGCCCGGACGGCACACCCTACGTTACCGTGCTCAAG ACGGCGGGCGCTAACACCACCGACAAGGAGCTAGAGGTTCTCTCCTTGCACAACGTCACCTTTGAGGACGCCGGGGAGTACACCTGCCTGGCGGGCAATTCTATTGGGTTTTCTCATCACTCTGCGTGGCTGGTGGTGCTGCCAG CCGAGGAGGAGCTGGTGGAGGCTGACGAGGCGGGCAGTGTGTATGCAGGCATCCTCAGCTACGGGGTGGGCTTCTTCCTGTTCATCCTGGTGGTGGCGGCTGTGACGCTCTGCCGCCTGCGCAGCCCCCCCAAGAAAGGCCTGGGCTCCCCCACCGTGCACAAGATCTCCCGCTTCCCGCTCAAGCGACAG CAGGTGTCCCTGGAGTCCAACGCGTCCATGAGCTCCAACACACCACTGGTGCGCATCGCAAGGCTGTCCTCAGGGGAGGGCCCCACGCTGGCCAATGTCTCCGAGCTCGAGCTGCCTGCCGACCCCAAATGGGAGCTGTCTCGGGCCCG GCTGACCCTGGGCAAGCCCCTTGGGGAGGGCTGCTTCGGCCAGGTGGTCATGGCGGAGGCCATCGGCATTGACAAGGACCGGGCCGCCAAGCCTGTCACCGTAGCCGTGAAGATGCTGAAAG ACGATGCCACTGACAAGGACCTGTCGGACCTGGTGTCTGAGATGGAGATGATGAAGATGATCGGGAAACACAAAAACATCATCAACCTGCTGGGCGCCTGCACGCAGGGCG GGCCCCTGTACGTGCTGGTGGAGTACGCGGCCAAGGGTAACCTGCGGGAGTTCCTGCGGGCGCGGCGGCCCCCGGGCCTGGACTACTCCTTCGACACCTGCAAGCCGCCCGAGGAGCAGCTCACCTTCAAGGACCTGGTGTCCTGTGCCTACCAGGTGGCCCGGGGCATGGAGTACTTGGCCTCCCAGAAG tGCATCCACAGGGACCTGGCTGCCCGCAATGTGCTGGTGACCGAGGACAACGTGATGAAGATCGCAGACTTCGGGCTGGCCCGGGACGTGCACAACCTCGACTACTACAAGAAGACGACCAAC GGCCGGCTGCCCGTGAAGTGGATGGCGCCTGAGGCCTTGTTTGACCGAGTCTACACTCACCAGAGTGACGT CTGGTCCTTTGGGGTCCTGCTCTGGGAGATCTTCACGCTGGGGGGCTCCCCGTACCCCGGCATCCCTGTGGAGGAGCTCTTCAAGCTGCTGAAGGAGGGCCACCGCATGGACAAGCCCGCCAACTGCACACACGACCT GTACATGATCATGCGGGAGTGCTGGCATGCCGCGCCCTCCCAGAGGCCCACCTTCAAGCAGCTGGTGGAGGACCTGGACCGTGTCCTTACCGTGACGTCCACCGAC CAGGAGTACCTGGACCTGTCGGCGCCTTTCGAGCAGTACTCCCCGGGTGGCCAGGACACCCCCAGCTCCAGCTCCTCAGGGGACGACTCCGTGTTTGCCCACGACCTGCTGCCCCCGGCCCCACCCAGCAGTGGGGGCTCGCGGACGTGA